The proteins below come from a single Triticum aestivum cultivar Chinese Spring chromosome 5D, IWGSC CS RefSeq v2.1, whole genome shotgun sequence genomic window:
- the LOC123119007 gene encoding uncharacterized protein, which yields MHFCWREAEAEAYKWPLLHQPIFLLGTIQRAAMAMPGLLPKLLPPSIISQRRWLSHRRPPPVHHATTRIRSSSDSSTTTTPATTTTSPAAVKLTYLEFNGWLWELPGGFRVLVDPILVGNLDFGIPWLFDAAKKTLPKSRLEPDGLLAGAGVDLLLITQSLDDHCHLRTLTELAAVRPGLPVVATPNARPILSALPFTHVTYLEPGQSTAAAAAAATVLATAGPVLGPPWQRPENGYIVTAAAGGKNTSVYYEPHCVYDAGFLRDRALRADVLITPVVKQLLPADFTLVSGQEDAVELARLLRPTYVVPMSNGEFDAKGILAALVSTRGTIQAFRAMLADALPDAKVVEPTPGVPLHLRFDDNDNNNNSSTSSSSSS from the coding sequence ATGCATTTTTGTTggagggaggcggaggcggaggcgtacAAGTGGCCTTTGCTACACCAACCAATCTTCTTGTTGGGGACGATCCAGAGAGCAGCCATGGCCATGCCCGGCCTCCTCCCCAAGCTCCTCCCTCCATCCATCATCTCTCAACGACGGTGGTTATCTCACCGCCGGCCACCGCCAGTCCACCACGCCACCACCAGAATCAGAAGCAGCAGcgactcctccaccaccaccacacccgcGACAACGACGACGTCTCCGGCGGCGGTGAAGCTCACCTACCTCGAGTTCAACGGCTGGCTGTGGGAGCTGCCCGGCGGCTTCCGCGTCCTCGTCGACCCCATCCTCGTCGGCAACCTCGACTTCGGCATCCCATGGCTCTTCGACGCCGCCAAGAAGACCCTCCCCAAGTCCCGGCTAGAGCCGgacggcctcctcgccggcgccggcgtcgACCTGCTGCTCATCACCCAGAGCCTCGACGACCACTGTCACCTCCGCACCCtcaccgagctcgccgccgtccgcCCCGGCCTCCCCGTCGTCGCCACGCCCAACGCGCGCCCCATCCTCTCCGCCCTCCCCTTCACCCACGTCACCTACCTCGAGCCCGGccagtccaccgccgccgccgccgccgccgccaccgtgctCGCCACCGCCGGCCCCGTGCTCGGCCCGCCGTGGCAGCGCCCCGAGAACGGCTAcatcgtcaccgccgccgccggggGCAAAAACACCAGCGTCTACTACGAGCCGCACTGCGTGTACGACGCCGGGTTCCTGCGGGACAGGGCGCTGCGCGCCGACGTGCTCATCACGCCCGTCGTCAAGCAGCTCCTCCCGGCCGACTTCACCCTCGTCTCCGGGCAGGAGGACGCCGTGGAGCTCGCCAGGCTGCTCCGCCCCACCTACGTCGTGCCCATGAGCAACGGCGAGTTCGACGCCAAGGGGAtcctcgccgccctcgtctccaCCCGGGGCACCATCCAGGCCTTCAGGGCCATGCTCGCCGACGCGCTCCCCGACGCAAAGGTCGTCGAGCCCACCCCCGGCGTGCCGCTCCACCTCCGCTtcgacgacaacgacaacaacaacaattcatcaacatcatcatcatcatcatcgtag
- the LOC123119005 gene encoding casein kinase 1-like protein HD16 — protein sequence MADSGGVSANNAAAGNDDEEGNTAPFPETVQIGGSPEYRVERKLGKGGFGHVFVGRRLTGGNGRGAGAQEVAIKFEHNTSKGCNYGPPYEWHVYSALGGTHGVPKVHYKGRQGDYYVMIMDMLGPSLWDSWNSAGQTMPSEMVACIAAEAISILESMHSKGYVHGDVKPENFLLGQPGTPQEKKLFLVDLGLATKWKDPATQQHVDYDQRPDAFRGTVRYASAHAHLGRTASRRDDLESLAYTLVFLHRGRLPWQGYQGDNKSFLVCKRKMSTSPDILCGLCPQPFKLFLETVVNMKFDEEPNYSKLISLFDVLIGPNPSIRPINTDGAQKVGQKRSRLINDDDDSNARKKIRLGVPATQWISVYNSRSPMKQRYHYNVADNRLAPHVEKGNEDGLLISSISSCVDLWAIIMDAGTGFTDQVYELSPHFLHKDWIMEQWEKNFYISSVAGANIGSSLVVMSKGTPYTQQSYKVSDSFPFKWINKKWKEGFYVTSMATSGSRWAIVMSRNAGFTDQVVELDFLYPSEGVHRRWDNGYRITAMAATMDQSALILSMPRRRPRDETQETLRTSQFPSAHVKDKWAKNLYLAGICYGRTVA from the exons GTGGCAACGGCCGGGGCGCCGGTGCTCAGGAG GTTGCAATAAAATTTGAGCACAACACCAGCAAGGGGTGCAACTACGGCCCTCCATACGAGTGGCATGTCTATTC TGCTCTTGGAGGTACTCATGGTGTGCCCAAGGTGCATTATAAAGGCCGTCAGGGTGACTACTATGTCATG ATCATGGATATGCTGGGGCCTAGCTTGTGGGATTCCTGGAATTCAGCAGGGCAGAC CATGCCATCAGAAATGGTAGCTTGTATTGCTGCAGAGGCCATTTCTATCCTGGAAAGCATGCATTCTAAAGG ATATGTACATGGAGATGTCAAACCTGAGAATTTTCTTCTCGGTCAGCCTGGAACTCCTCAAGAAAAGAAACTTTTTCTTGTAGATCTTGGATTAG CAACAAAGTGGAAAGATCCTGCTACTCAACAGCATGTTGATTATGATCAACGTCCGGATGCCTTCAG AGGAACAGTCAGGTATGCTAGTGCCCATGCGCATTTAGGAAGAACTGCAAGCAGGAGAGATGACTTGGAATCACTGGCTTATACACTAGTATTTCTCCATCGAGGCAGGTTGCCATGGCAAGGATACCAG GGTGATAATAAATCATTTCTGGTGTGCAAGAGAAAGATGAGTACGTCACCTGATATCCTTTGCGGCCTCTGTCCTCAACCTTTTAAGCTATTTCTTGAGACTGTAGTCAACATGAAGTTTGATGAGGAACCAAACTACTCCAAGTTGATTTCTTTGTTCGATGTTCTAATTGGACCAAACCCTTCCATCAGACCAATCAATACCGATGGAGCCCAAAAG GTAGGGCAGAAGCGTTCTAGGCTGATTAATGACGACGACGATAGCAATGCAAGAAAGAAGATTCGCCTGGGTGTTCCAGCAACACAGTGGATTTCAGTGTATAATTCTAGATCACCCATGAAACAGAG GTACCACTACAATGTGGCTGACAATAGGTTAGCGCCACACGTGGAGAAAGGAAATGAGGATGGTCTGCTGATAAGCTCAATATCATCATGTGTTGATCTTTGGGCAATCATTATGGATGCTGGAACTGGCTTCACGGATCAAGTCTATGAGCTGTCTCCACATTTCCTTCACAAG GACTGGATTATGGAACAATGGGAGAAAAATTTCTACATCAGTTCTGTTGCTGGCGCGAATATTGGAAGCTCTCTTGTAGTGATGTCCAAAG GCACACCATACACGCAGCAGTCCTACAAGGTGAGCGATTCCTTCCCGTTTAAATGGATAAACAAGAAGTGGAAGGAAGGCTTCTACGTGACGTCGATGGCGACATCAGGCAGCCGATGGGCCATAGTCATGTCACGCAACGCTGGGTTCACCGACCAG GTGGTGGAGCTGGACTTTCTGTACCCGAGCGAGGGCGTCCACCGGCGGTGGGACAACGGGTACCGGAtcacggcgatggcggcgaccatGGACCAGTCGGCCCTGATCCTGAGCATGCCGAGGCGCCGGCCTCGGGACGAGACGCAGGAGACCCTGCGGACGTCGCAGTTCCCCAGCGCGCATGTCAAG GACAAGTGGGCCAAGAACCTCTACCTCGCCGGGATCTGCTACGGGCGAACGGTGGCCTAG